The Armatimonadota bacterium genome includes a window with the following:
- a CDS encoding UDP-N-acetyl glucosamine 2-epimerase — protein MERLQPLRVMAVFGTRPEGVKMAPVVRELRSFPDQIRLTVAVTGQHREMLDQILQAFGIVPDYDLDIMRPGQTLAEITCRSLSGLDGLLERESPEIVLAQGDTTTTFVASLAAFYRKIDFGHVEAGLRSDNRWEPFPEEMNRRMVSLCASLHFAPTELARDRLLQEGVPAEDVYLTGNTVIDALQEISARDEPLQDAALEEWVGQARLVLVTAHRRENWGAPMEAICRAIRRVADAVEDARVVFAMHRNPVVRETVHRVLDGHSRVRLIEPPDYLEFVRLMKRSYLILTDSGGVQEEAPSLGVPVLVLRNTTERPEGVQAGNARLVGADEDRIVSETLGLMENANKRVLMARAANPYGDGKASQRIRRILFDRYGLVE, from the coding sequence TTGGAGCGCTTGCAACCGCTTCGGGTGATGGCCGTCTTCGGCACCAGGCCGGAGGGCGTGAAGATGGCCCCCGTGGTGCGCGAGCTGCGGAGCTTCCCGGATCAGATCCGCCTGACGGTCGCCGTCACCGGCCAGCACCGCGAGATGCTGGACCAGATCCTGCAGGCGTTTGGCATCGTCCCGGATTATGATCTGGACATCATGCGTCCGGGGCAGACTCTGGCCGAGATCACCTGCCGCAGCCTGTCGGGACTGGACGGACTTCTGGAGCGGGAGAGCCCGGAGATCGTGCTGGCGCAGGGGGATACCACCACAACCTTTGTCGCATCTCTGGCCGCGTTCTACCGCAAGATTGACTTCGGACACGTCGAGGCCGGACTGCGCTCGGACAACCGCTGGGAGCCGTTCCCAGAAGAGATGAACCGCCGGATGGTGTCTCTGTGCGCCTCTCTTCATTTCGCTCCCACGGAGCTGGCGCGTGATCGCCTGTTGCAGGAGGGGGTACCTGCGGAGGATGTGTATCTCACTGGCAACACCGTCATTGACGCGCTGCAGGAGATCTCCGCGCGAGATGAGCCCTTGCAGGATGCCGCTCTCGAGGAGTGGGTGGGGCAGGCAAGGTTGGTCCTTGTGACAGCACACCGGCGCGAGAACTGGGGGGCACCTATGGAGGCCATCTGCCGCGCCATCCGGCGGGTGGCGGATGCTGTGGAGGATGCGCGCGTGGTGTTTGCCATGCACCGCAACCCAGTGGTGCGCGAGACGGTCCACCGCGTGCTGGACGGCCATAGCCGCGTTCGCCTTATTGAGCCGCCGGATTATCTGGAATTCGTCAGGCTGATGAAGCGTTCGTATCTCATCCTGACCGACTCAGGCGGGGTGCAGGAGGAGGCTCCGTCGCTGGGTGTCCCGGTTCTGGTGTTGCGCAACACCACAGAGCGTCCGGAAGGGGTGCAGGCGGGAAATGCCAGACTTGTGGGAGCGGATGAAGACAGGATAGTGTCGGAAACGCTCGGTTTGATGGAAAATGCAAATAAGCGGGTTTTGATGGCGCGTGCTGCGAACCCGTACGGAGACGGCAAGGCGTCGCAGCGCATCCGGCGCATCCTGTTCGACCGCTACGGTCTGGTGGAATGA
- the tagO gene encoding undecaprenyl-phosphate alpha-N-acetylglucosaminyl 1-phosphate transferase, with product MKTALFAFGIAFLIALWLTPRVRDFAIRMGVVDHPGGRRIHDRPVPRWGGIAIWIGVVLGVALAAVGDWLVAGNKFLAPQLIALLIGASAVAVLGMLDDRLELSAKWQALGLIAVALVVSQFGVRINYVTNPAGGLFYLGWAAVPATVLWLFGVTKTIDLIDGLDGLAAGVCAIASCALAVLAILMNTHSVAIVCAAVTGASLGFLRYNYPPASIFMGTVGAQFMGFVIAGAAVIGAFKVAAAFAVLVPILALGVPLFDAVFAVARRAANGQPVYMPDRGHIHHRLLDAGLTQSQVILVIYCATVVLSAGALFIVSMVR from the coding sequence GTGAAAACAGCTCTGTTCGCTTTCGGTATTGCGTTTCTGATCGCGCTCTGGCTGACCCCGAGAGTGCGCGATTTCGCGATCCGGATGGGAGTGGTGGACCATCCTGGCGGAAGGCGCATTCACGACCGGCCTGTGCCCCGTTGGGGGGGCATCGCAATCTGGATAGGAGTGGTGCTGGGTGTGGCCCTTGCAGCGGTCGGGGACTGGCTGGTGGCCGGCAACAAGTTCCTGGCCCCCCAGCTTATCGCTCTGCTGATCGGAGCCTCCGCGGTTGCGGTGCTGGGGATGTTGGACGACCGGCTGGAGCTTTCGGCCAAATGGCAGGCGCTTGGCCTGATCGCGGTGGCGCTGGTGGTCAGCCAGTTCGGAGTGCGCATCAACTATGTCACCAACCCGGCGGGCGGATTGTTCTATTTGGGATGGGCGGCGGTGCCCGCCACGGTGCTCTGGCTCTTCGGCGTGACCAAGACCATAGACCTCATTGACGGCCTGGACGGGCTGGCCGCTGGAGTGTGCGCCATAGCGTCTTGCGCTCTGGCCGTGCTTGCCATCTTGATGAACACCCATTCTGTCGCCATCGTCTGTGCGGCGGTCACCGGCGCGAGCCTGGGCTTTCTGAGGTATAACTATCCTCCTGCCAGCATCTTCATGGGGACGGTGGGAGCCCAGTTCATGGGATTTGTCATCGCCGGAGCGGCGGTGATCGGGGCGTTCAAGGTGGCCGCCGCCTTCGCAGTGCTGGTGCCGATCCTGGCGCTGGGGGTGCCCCTGTTCGATGCGGTCTTCGCCGTGGCCCGGCGCGCTGCCAACGGCCAGCCTGTCTATATGCCGGACCGCGGGCATATCCATCATCGACTGCTGGATGCCGGACTCACCCAGAGTCAAGTCATCCTGGTGATCTACTGCGCCACCGTGGTGCTCTCGGCAGGCGCTCTTTTCATCGTCTCGATGGTGAGATAG
- the glyA gene encoding serine hydroxymethyltransferase, with the protein MSTTQLSADLTPGLEILRERDPEVARIIEAEERRLKETIVLIASENYAGPAVLAAQGSVMTNKYAEGYPHRRYYGGCAFVDDVEDLAIERAKQLFGAEHANVQPHSGSQANMAAYLAVMDPGDTFLAMNLAHGGHLTHGAPVSFSGKLFRSVHYSVRQDTEMLDYDEIESLAREHRPKLIVAGASAYPRIIDFPRLRQIADAVDAYLLVDMAHIAGLVAAGEHPSPVPHAHIVTTTTHKTLRGPRSGLILCTADLAEKIDKAVFPGMQGGPLMHTIAAKAVCFGEAMTPEFREYQKLIRRDASALAESLQKRGFRLVSGGTDNHLMLVDLRSRNITGKAAQTVLDSVGITLNRNLIPYDPEKPFVTSGVRIGTPCVASRGMGPDEMDLIAGMIDRVLSAPEDQSVLDGVRKEVRELCARFPLA; encoded by the coding sequence TTGAGCACAACGCAGCTTTCCGCCGACCTGACCCCCGGACTCGAAATCCTGCGAGAAAGAGATCCGGAAGTCGCCCGCATCATCGAAGCGGAGGAGCGCCGCCTCAAAGAGACCATCGTCCTGATCGCCAGCGAGAACTACGCCGGTCCGGCCGTGCTTGCGGCTCAGGGCAGCGTCATGACCAATAAGTACGCAGAGGGGTATCCCCACAGACGCTACTACGGCGGATGCGCGTTCGTGGACGATGTCGAAGACCTGGCCATCGAGCGGGCAAAGCAGCTTTTCGGAGCCGAGCATGCCAACGTGCAGCCGCACTCCGGGTCGCAGGCGAACATGGCAGCGTATCTGGCTGTGATGGATCCCGGGGACACGTTCCTGGCGATGAACCTGGCTCACGGGGGGCATCTTACCCACGGCGCGCCGGTCAGTTTTTCCGGTAAGCTCTTCCGGTCCGTGCACTACAGCGTGCGCCAGGATACGGAGATGCTGGACTATGATGAGATCGAGAGCCTTGCGCGGGAGCACCGTCCGAAGCTGATCGTGGCGGGAGCCTCGGCCTATCCGCGCATCATAGATTTCCCCCGTCTCCGGCAGATCGCCGACGCGGTTGACGCGTACCTCTTGGTGGATATGGCGCATATTGCCGGTCTGGTGGCGGCGGGTGAGCATCCTTCGCCCGTGCCGCACGCGCACATCGTCACCACCACCACGCACAAGACCCTCAGGGGGCCGCGCTCCGGCCTCATCCTGTGCACGGCGGATCTGGCGGAGAAGATAGACAAGGCCGTTTTCCCCGGAATGCAGGGCGGGCCGCTGATGCATACCATTGCGGCGAAGGCGGTCTGTTTCGGCGAGGCGATGACCCCGGAGTTCCGGGAGTATCAGAAACTCATCCGGCGGGATGCCTCGGCACTGGCGGAGTCCCTTCAGAAGCGGGGTTTCCGGCTGGTGAGCGGTGGCACGGATAATCATCTGATGCTGGTGGACCTGCGCTCCCGGAACATCACAGGCAAGGCCGCTCAGACGGTGCTGGATTCCGTGGGAATTACACTGAACAGGAACCTCATCCCGTACGATCCTGAGAAGCCCTTCGTCACCAGCGGCGTGCGCATTGGCACCCCCTGCGTGGCCTCCCGCGGGATGGGGCCGGATGAGATGGACCTGATCGCGGGAATGATAGACCGGGTGCTGTCGGCGCCCGAGGATCAATCCGTACTTGACGGCGTGCGTAAGGAAGTGCGGGAGCTTTGCGCCCGCTTCCCGCTCGCCTGA
- the rbsK gene encoding ribokinase: MYDIICYGTICQDRIIRIPRYPEAGGSVWIESDELRPGGEAVNSAIAWDRWGLSVLLLGTVLGRDDRAQWMLEELGNLVHVDASLLTASHRAETPYCLILATPDAERTMFGRHFREMQGQPVDHLPKARVFTLDPYCGENAARAARVAREQGMRVVAMDAVDRPDVASCADLVVTSYQEILSLVPDGDVRTFAARAAREMGRMLVLTLGPEGSEAYDRDGKLVHRQPAVAVPEDLVVDATGCGDVYRAGLVCGEAMGWPLSQSMAFASAAAACNLTAAGGGAGVRSLDETLEIAALGRLDGPE, encoded by the coding sequence TTGTACGACATTATCTGCTATGGCACCATCTGTCAGGACCGCATCATCCGTATCCCGCGCTACCCCGAAGCGGGCGGTTCCGTCTGGATTGAAAGCGACGAGCTCCGACCGGGCGGTGAGGCGGTCAACTCGGCGATCGCCTGGGACCGCTGGGGCTTGAGCGTGCTGCTGCTGGGAACGGTTCTTGGCAGGGATGACCGGGCACAGTGGATGCTGGAAGAGTTGGGGAACCTGGTCCACGTAGACGCCTCCCTGCTCACCGCGTCGCATCGCGCCGAGACGCCATATTGCCTGATCCTGGCGACGCCAGACGCCGAGCGCACCATGTTCGGACGTCACTTCCGGGAGATGCAGGGCCAGCCAGTGGACCATCTGCCGAAGGCTCGCGTGTTCACTCTGGATCCCTACTGCGGAGAGAACGCCGCCCGTGCGGCCCGCGTGGCCCGGGAACAGGGGATGCGGGTGGTTGCGATGGACGCAGTAGACCGTCCCGATGTGGCCTCCTGCGCGGATCTGGTGGTCACCAGCTACCAGGAGATCCTCAGCCTGGTTCCGGATGGCGATGTTCGCACCTTTGCGGCTCGTGCCGCGCGCGAGATGGGCCGGATGCTTGTGCTTACACTGGGGCCGGAAGGCTCTGAAGCGTACGACAGGGACGGTAAACTGGTCCACCGCCAGCCGGCTGTGGCCGTGCCGGAAGATCTGGTGGTGGATGCCACCGGCTGTGGAGATGTCTACCGGGCCGGCCTGGTATGCGGTGAGGCCATGGGCTGGCCGCTTTCGCAATCCATGGCGTTCGCCTCGGCCGCGGCGGCCTGCAACCTGACAGCCGCTGGAGGAGGCGCGGGAGTGCGCTCCCTGGACGAGACGCTGGAGATCGCCGCACTGGGCCGTCTGGACGGGCCGGAGTGA